In the genome of Streptomyces sp. NBC_00190, one region contains:
- a CDS encoding sensor histidine kinase, whose amino-acid sequence MADTALPRPARRRLPHDGLRWPPLRRLWPTTVRARATVGAVVVVAAALALASFALLGLLEAELLRNAERDAERQAETVAQLAAAGDLERMRPPLHGADFVQVVNARGRVLRATPNLAAAPSIAPVKPMRPGTAFHTWRIGTLGGEHRQRVVQVTTDTPQGMVTVFVGTSLRDVDAADDTTTAALAVGGPLLLATVALVTWRVTGRALGPVEAIRAEVAEITDRDLHRRVPVPPTRDEVARLAQTMNTTLDRLESAGNRQREFIADASHELRSPITVLRTQLEVALAVRDPELWPELISGALEDIERLQQLASDLLLLARIDAAQPALAVRLDLGDVVRGAVESRLGDRVPVLADLASGVEVTGTELWLARVVTNLLDNAQRYAAGRVEVVLRTTGGPHGRTAVLEVVDDGPGIPPGDRERVFERFTRLDDARSRDHGGAGLGLAIARDLTAHHGGTLTAEESARGARLVVRLPVAARG is encoded by the coding sequence GTGGCTGATACCGCGCTCCCCCGCCCGGCCCGTCGGCGACTTCCGCACGACGGCCTGCGGTGGCCGCCGCTGCGGCGGCTGTGGCCCACGACCGTCCGCGCCCGCGCCACCGTGGGCGCCGTGGTGGTCGTCGCCGCTGCCCTGGCCCTGGCCTCCTTCGCCCTGCTCGGGCTGCTGGAGGCCGAACTGCTCCGCAATGCCGAGCGCGACGCGGAGCGGCAGGCCGAGACGGTCGCCCAGCTCGCGGCCGCCGGAGATCTCGAACGGATGCGGCCGCCGCTGCACGGCGCCGACTTCGTCCAGGTGGTGAACGCCCGCGGCCGGGTGCTGCGCGCGACCCCGAACCTGGCCGCGGCCCCCTCCATCGCCCCCGTCAAACCGATGCGGCCCGGCACGGCATTCCACACCTGGCGGATCGGCACGCTCGGCGGCGAGCACCGCCAGCGCGTCGTCCAGGTCACCACCGACACCCCGCAGGGCATGGTCACCGTCTTCGTGGGGACCTCCCTGCGCGACGTGGACGCCGCCGACGACACCACCACCGCCGCCCTGGCGGTCGGTGGCCCGTTGCTGCTCGCCACCGTCGCCCTCGTCACCTGGCGGGTCACCGGCCGGGCGCTCGGTCCGGTCGAGGCGATCCGCGCCGAGGTCGCCGAGATCACCGACCGGGACCTGCACCGCCGGGTCCCCGTACCGCCCACCCGTGACGAGGTCGCCCGGCTCGCACAGACCATGAACACCACCCTGGACCGGCTGGAGTCCGCCGGGAACCGCCAGCGCGAGTTCATCGCCGACGCCTCCCACGAACTGCGCAGCCCGATCACGGTGCTGCGCACGCAGCTGGAGGTGGCCCTCGCGGTCCGGGACCCCGAGCTGTGGCCGGAGCTGATCAGCGGAGCGCTGGAGGACATCGAGCGGCTTCAGCAGCTCGCCTCCGACCTCCTGCTGCTCGCCCGCATCGACGCCGCCCAGCCCGCCCTGGCGGTCCGGCTGGACCTGGGCGACGTGGTCCGCGGCGCGGTGGAGTCACGCCTGGGGGACCGCGTTCCCGTGCTCGCCGACCTGGCGTCCGGCGTCGAGGTGACGGGCACCGAGCTGTGGCTGGCCCGGGTCGTCACCAATCTGCTCGACAACGCCCAGCGCTACGCCGCCGGGCGGGTGGAGGTGGTGCTGCGCACCACCGGCGGACCGCACGGACGGACCGCCGTGCTGGAGGTCGTCGACGACGGGCCCGGCATCCCGCCCGGTGACCGGGAGCGCGTCTTCGAGCGTTTCACCCGGCTCGACGACGCCCGCAGCCGCGACCACGGCGGAGCGGGCCTCGGTCTCGCCATCGCCCGGGACCTGACCGCCCACCACGGCGGCACCCTCACCGCCGAGGAGTCGGCGCGAGGGGCCCGGCTGGTGGTCCGGCTGCCGGTCGCTGCCCGCGGCTGA
- a CDS encoding response regulator transcription factor — MRVLVVEDERRLAVALQRGLQSEGFSVDVAHDGLQGLWMATEHDYDLIVLDIMLPGLNGYRVCARLRAAGNESGILMLTAKDGEYDEAEALDTGADDFLSKPFSYLVLVARLRALGRRTGRRGPQTMRFGDLTLDPARHSCARGDTEIRLTAREFAVLEYLARRPGEVIPKREILEQVWDSAFAGDPNVVEVHVSAVRRKIDTPFGRTALETVRGAGYRLAADGG; from the coding sequence ATGCGCGTACTGGTGGTGGAGGACGAACGGCGACTGGCCGTGGCCCTGCAGCGGGGACTTCAATCCGAGGGGTTCTCGGTGGACGTGGCCCACGACGGGCTGCAAGGGCTGTGGATGGCCACCGAGCACGACTACGACCTGATCGTGCTCGACATCATGCTGCCGGGCCTGAACGGCTACCGGGTGTGCGCGCGGCTGCGCGCCGCCGGCAACGAGTCGGGGATCCTGATGCTCACGGCCAAGGACGGCGAGTACGACGAGGCCGAGGCGCTGGACACCGGCGCCGACGACTTCCTGTCCAAGCCCTTCTCCTACCTCGTCCTGGTCGCCCGGCTGCGCGCCCTGGGGCGGCGTACGGGCCGACGGGGCCCCCAGACCATGCGGTTCGGCGACCTGACGCTCGACCCCGCCCGGCACTCCTGTGCCCGCGGCGACACCGAGATACGGCTGACCGCGCGGGAGTTCGCGGTCCTGGAGTACCTGGCCCGGCGCCCGGGCGAGGTGATACCCAAGCGGGAGATCCTGGAGCAGGTGTGGGACAGCGCCTTCGCCGGGGATCCGAACGTGGTCGAGGTCCACGTCAGCGCCGTACGCCGCAAGATCGACACGCCGTTCGGCCGCACCGCCCTGGAGACCGTACGCGGTGCCGGCTACCGACTGGCGGCCGACGGTGGCTGA
- a CDS encoding PaaI family thioesterase, whose amino-acid sequence MTFSPADADKVLADNFAPWVLALGLTVQETGDRHAVLRLPWSDTLARDGGGLSGQALMAAADTATVIAISAARGAYGPMTTVQQSTSFQRPVTGADVLIHVRVTKLGRRMAFADVTMTPEGAAEPSATASTVYALLG is encoded by the coding sequence GTGACGTTCTCCCCCGCAGACGCGGACAAGGTCCTCGCCGACAACTTCGCCCCCTGGGTGCTCGCCCTCGGCCTCACCGTCCAGGAGACCGGCGACCGGCACGCCGTCCTGCGGCTGCCGTGGTCCGACACCCTGGCCCGGGACGGCGGCGGCCTCTCCGGGCAGGCCCTGATGGCGGCCGCCGACACCGCCACCGTCATCGCGATCTCCGCCGCGCGCGGGGCGTACGGGCCGATGACCACCGTTCAGCAGTCGACGAGCTTCCAGCGGCCGGTCACCGGTGCCGACGTGCTGATCCACGTACGGGTCACCAAGCTCGGCCGGAGGATGGCCTTCGCCGACGTCACCATGACCCCCGAGGGCGCCGCCGAGCCGTCCGCCACGGCCTCCACCGTGTACGCCCTGCTCGGCTGA